In the Drosophila teissieri strain GT53w chromosome 3R, Prin_Dtei_1.1, whole genome shotgun sequence genome, TCTCTCAGTTTTGATATCACGCTCCCCCGGCCCCCAGATTCAGCCTCATccacagcagcatcagcatggCGAGCAGGGGCTGCCACGTCGTCTGGTTGCTCCTGGCCGCATTCCGAGCAGCCTCCTCGAGACCTATAGcacataaaaaacataaaattattCAGAAAAGAGTTAAGAATCACatgcttttgtatttttgtaatattttaattttaaataactcCACACGAGAGATAACTCACCTCCGATGTAATTCAGATGATCATCGTTGCTGGCCGAGGCGCCCGGATGAAGCTTGATTTCTGCAGCGCAGAACCACAGGCAccgagaagaaaaaaaacaacaacggggacaaacaaaacaaattaaagccAGTGATGGCGGGAGATGGTGGAGTAGagattgcgtatacgcaccgTATAACCGCAATGTGCCCTCGGCACGGCCCAGCGAGTTTGTGCTGACGCAGTGATAGGTGCCCACATCGGAGGGCGAGAAGGAacgcaccaccagcagcatgACGCCCCGATAGCCATCGCGCCGCTCCGTTATCCCGTACTTGGGCCTGCATTGGATATGGGTCGGCCATGGACAGGAGCGGACAGCaagggaatggaatggaatggttTTCGAGATGGATATGTATCACCAATGTCTGCCGTCCGGAATTCCCTCAACTTACCCGTCGAGCAGCATTTCGGGTCCCGGCGAGCCGGACTCCAGGCTGGCCGTGGAGACGCTGGCGAATCCGTTGGACGTCCGCGCCCCCTTCAGCCAGTAGGAGACGGGCGACGGCGAGGCCTCCACCTGGCATTCCAGCTGCACATCCGAGCCCAGGGGCGTGCCCAGCAGCTGGCTGGGGGCCCTCACCATGGGGGCAACTGTGGAGTGGAATGGTGAGTGAGTGGTTCGTTTCGGATTTCATCGATTTCAGAATATCGCACGGATAAATACATTTGTTCTACTTATTTTCACGAAATTGTGCAATTGTTCGGCACACTGACTTTTAAACTGGCTACTTTAATTGCTGAACAATTGAGGTCGGAATTGAGGCAATACAATACTTTTGGCAAATCAGAAGTAGGAGCTGTCTTATTTAAGGCAAGCTACGTGTAATTGGTAATGAGAAGTTCCTATTTTCGGTAGAGGCATAAGTAAATCACTGCACTTCAAGGATAATATTCTATTCACCGAGTAAATATTTGATAACTCACATTGCACACTCAGCGAGACTCGTTTGCTGACAGCAGGTGGAACATCGTTGGATGCTATGCACAAGTAGGCGCCCATCTGACGCCTCTCCAGGCGGAGCAGCCTGAGCGAGGATCCATTATAGGATTCCACTGGAAAAGGGTAATGAATTAGGCATCAAAGGATTTCAGCGCATGTGTGTACCTTTCATGAGCTCCCTGCTGCCTGGCTTGCGAATGAGAATCATTTCGCCGTCTTCCCTGCGCCAAATGACTCTGGGCTGGGGATTCCCCGTGGCCTTGCAGGTGAGCGTGGCATCCTCGCCCTCCTGGACGGCCAGATCGGCGGAGGACTCTTCGTTGATGATATCCGGTGGTACTAAGGATATGTGGTTATTATAGATTTATGTTCTATATAAGAATAGGCAATCAAAGGACATACCCTGCACATCGATGCAGCCCACTTGCTTCTTCATGGGACTCGTGTTTATCTGGCACATA is a window encoding:
- the LOC122619888 gene encoding lachesin, encoding MEKLLQSTLFVILIMATKCGSGSTQNQHHESNSQLDPDPEFIGFINNVTYPAGREAILACSVRNLGKNKVGWLRASDQTVLALQGRVVTHNARISVMHQDMHTWKLKISKLRESDRGCYMCQINTSPMKKQVGCIDVQVPPDIINEESSADLAVQEGEDATLTCKATGNPQPRVIWRREDGEMILIRKPGSRELMKVESYNGSSLRLLRLERRQMGAYLCIASNDVPPAVSKRVSLSVQFAPMVRAPSQLLGTPLGSDVQLECQVEASPSPVSYWLKGARTSNGFASVSTASLESGSPGPEMLLDGPKYGITERRDGYRGVMLLVVRSFSPSDVGTYHCVSTNSLGRAEGTLRLYEIKLHPGASASNDDHLNYIGGLEEAARNAARSNQTTWQPLLAMLMLLWMRLNLGAGGA